DNA sequence from the Streptomyces cinnabarinus genome:
CTCCCTTCGGCCGCGCCCTCTGCGCCATGATCACGCCCTTCACCGACGAGGGCGCGCTCGACCTCCCCGGAGCCCAGCGGCTCGCCGAGCAGCTGGTGTCGCAGGGGTGTGACGGCCTGGTGCTGTCCGGCACCACGGGCGAGTCCCCGACCACGACGGACGAGGAGAAGACCCGGCTGGTGCGCGCGGTGCGCGAGGCAGTGGGCGAGCGGGCGTCGGTGGTCGCGGGCGTGGGCACGTCCGACACCCGGCACACGATCGAACTGGCGCTGGCGGCCGAAAAGGCGGGCGCGGACGGCCTGTTGGTGGTGGCGCCGTACTACAGCAGGCCCCCGCAGGACGCACTGGAGGCCCACTTCCGGGAGATCGCCGACGCGTCCGGCCTCCCGGTCACGGTGTACGACATCCCGGGCCGCACCGGCGTCCGGATCGAGCCGGACACCATGCTCCGCCTCGCCGAGCACCCGAGGATCGTGGCGGTGAAGGACTGTTCCTACGACTTCCTCGCCGCCCAGAAGGTCATCTCCCGCACGGAGTTGGCGTACTACGCGGGCTGCGACGAGCACAACCTCGCGCTGTACGCGGTGGGCGGCGCGGGCTACATCAGTACGGTGGCGAACGCGGCCCCGGCCCGGCTCCGGGCCGTACTGGACGCGTTCGACACCGGCCGCACCACGGAGGCCGCCGCCCTCCAGCAACAGGCCACCCCGCTCATCGAGTTGATGATGTCGGCGGATCTGCCCGGCACCGTGACCACCAAGGCCCTGCTGGCTGAACTCGGCCTTCCCGCGGGCCCGGTCCGCCCCCCGCTCCGGCCCGCCGGCCGCGAGACGACCGACGGGCTGCTGAGCGCGTACCGGACGCTCACCGCGGCCGGGTGATCACCGCCGCGCGAACACCGGCTCCCACGTCCACCGCGTATCCGCCCGCTGCTCCCGCGCCCCGCTCAGCCACGTCACCTTGTCGCTGCCGATCGTGACCAGCGCGAGCCGCGGCCGGTACGCCTCCTCACCCGGCGACCGCTCCCAGGCGATGAGCCGCCGGTCGTCCACCCAGGCGATCAGCTCGCCGCCGCGCACCTTGGTGATCTCCTTGCCGGTACGGGGATCGCGGATCGAGGAGTACGCCTTGTCCCGCACCTCCTTGGTCAGCCCGTGCGCGGCCAGCGTGCCGTCCGGGGAGAGCCGGGCGCCGACGTCCCACCGCAGGTGCCGTTCGTTCGCCGGCACGGCGACCTTGTTGCCCGCGAGGTCGTAGAACTGCTGCAACCCGTCCCGCTCGCCGATGAACTGCGCGTACACCAGCCGTCCGTCGCGGCTGAACGCGAAATCGGCCCGGGTGTTGAAGCGCTGGTCGTCCGGCGCGCTGCTCCAGGCGTTCCCGGCCTCGTCGGGCGCCGTCGGGTCCAGGACGATGAAGCCGGTCCGCGTGGACCGCTCGGGGCCGGGGAAATAGAGCGGCTCACCCTCGTCGTCGGTACCCCGCTCGGGCATCAGATCGGGGTCCTTCTCGTACGTCGTCGCGACGAGCCGCGTGCCGTCGCGGGAGTACGCCAGCCCGCCCACCCCGTGCCCGACCGGGATCCACCGCTCGACCTCCCCCGTCGCGAGGTCGAGCAGCCCGATCCGCCGGGTGGGCAGGGTCCGCTCCAGTACGGCCGCGGTCCGCATCCCGGGGGCGACGGCGACGTAGGACCATCGGGGGTCCTTCTCGTACCGGCCGGTCGCCGGGTCGAGCAGCCAGTAGGTGCGGACGAGGCGACCGTGATCACCCTCCGCCCGCGTCTCCGTCGTGCAGTAGGCGGCCAGCGCCACCTGGCCCGCGGCGATCAGCTCGCGGGGCGGTGACTGGTCCGGGTGCGCATACGTCCGGCTGCCGCCGTCCAGGAGGCCCGCGGGCCGTATGTCGTCCTTGCCAAAGTCCAGTTGCGGCACGCCCACCGCGAGGGCGACGACGGCCACGGTGCCCACGGCCGCGGCGGCGATCCTGCGGGAGCGGCGGCGGCGCCGTACGGCCAGGACCCGGTCGGCGAGGCCGGGCGCGGCCGGTGCCTGCGCCTCGGCGGTCTCCCGCAGCGCGTCACGCACGAGTTCCTCGACGTTCACGGACGTACCTCCACGGGAGAGAAGTCGGGCAGTCGCTCCGCCGTCGTGAGGGCGGCCAGCTCGGGCGCGAGGGTGCGCAGCCGGGCCAGGGAGCGATGGGTGGTGGACCGGACGGTCCCGACGGAACAGCCGAGGATCCGGGCCACCTCGGCCTCGGGCAGGTCCTCGAAGTAGCGCAGCACCAGCACGGTCCGCTGGCGCGCGGTGAGCCGGGCGAGCGCGCCACGGATGACGAGCCGCAGCTCGGTGGCGCCGGAGTCGTCCGCGGCGGCGCCGGTGTCGGGCGGCTCGGCGACACTCAGCTCGCGCCGCCGCCACTTCAGGCGCCAGCGGCTGATCTGCTGCCGGTACAGGATCTGCCGTACATACGCCTCGGGCTCATCGATCCGGTGCCACCGCCCGGCCGCCTTGACCAACGCGTTCTGCAACAGATCCTCGGCTGCGTGCCGGTCCCCGCCGCTCAGCAGCACGGCAGTCCTCAACAGCGCGGACGACCGGTTCTCCACGAACTCCCGGAACCGCTCATGCCCCTCGCCATCCATCGTCACCTTCATCGGCACCGGGCGAGCCCACTGCCCGCCCCTCCACCGGTGATGACGCGCACGACCACGCCCCGCTATGCCACTCCCACGGAAAAGATCCCACGTCACCGAAGCACCGCTCCCGTACGGTGACCCCGTGAGCCGCCCCCTGCTCTTCCTGGACGTCGACGGCCCCCTGAACCCCTGGGCCGCACAGCCCGAACGCCGCCCCGAGGGCTACACCACGATCCGCGTCGCCCTCCGCCCGGGCCGCCCGCTGCGCGTCTGGCTCAACCCGTCCCACGGCCGGTCGCTCCTGGCCCTCGACTACGACCTCTGCTGGGCCACGACCTGGATGTCCGCCGCCAACCGCTGGATCGCCCCGGTCATCGGCCTCCCCGAACTCCCGTACGTCGACTTCGGCGACAACCTGTTCGCGGAACGCCCCGACGGCGTCCACTGGAAGACGGCGACGATCGTGGAGTACGCAAAGGGCCGTCCCTTCGCCTGGGTGGACGACGAACAGAGCGAGGCGGACGAGGCGTACGTGGCCGACCACCACCCGACCGCGGCGCTGCTGCACCACGTGAACCCAAGGATCGGCCTGAGGGAGCCGGACTTCACGGCACTGAGGAAGTTCAGGGAGGCAGCCGTCTTTTAGGGGCGCGGGGAACTGCGCGACCAGCCCCCACCGGCCCGCAGCTCCCCACCACCCGACTGCTCAGTTGTGACTGTGCAGAATCTCGTTCAGCCCGCCCCACACCGCATTGTTCGGCCGCGCCTCAACCGTGCCGGTCACCGAGTTGCGGCGGAACAGGATGTTGGACGCGCCGGACAGATCGCGGGCCTTCACGACCTCCCCGTCCGGCATGGTGACGCGGGTGCCGGCCGTGACGTACAGGCCGGCCTCGACCACGCACTCATCGCCCAGCGCGATCCCGACACCCGCCTCCGCGCCGATCAGGCACCGCTCGCCGATGGCGATGATGACGTTGCCGCCGCCCGACAGGGTGCCCATCGTCGAGGCGCCGCCACCGATGTCCGAGCCGTCCCCGACGACGACGCCCGCGGAGATCCGGCCCTCGACCATGGACGTGCCGAGCGTGCCCGCGTTGAAGTTGACGAAGCCCTCGTGCATGACCGTCGTGCCCTCGGAGAGGTGCGCGCCCAGGCGGACCCGGTCGGCGTCGGCGATGCGGACGCCCTTCGGCGCCACGTAGTCCGTCATCCGCGGGAACTTGTCGATCGAGGTCACCTGGAGGTGCAGCCCCTCGGCACGGGCGTTCAGCCGCACCTTCTCGATGTCGTCCACCGCGACCGGGCCGAGCGAGGTCCAGGCGACGTTGGCGAGGAAGCCGAACATGCCGTCCAGGCTCTGGCCGTGCGGCTTGACCAGGCGGTGGGAGAGGAGGTGCAGCCGCAGGTAGACGTCGTGGGCGTCGATGGGCTTGGCGTCGAGCGACGCGATGACCGTGCGCACCGCGACGACCTCCACGCCCCGGCGGGCGTCCGGGCCGATCGCCTTCGCCGCGCCCTCACCGAGCAGCTCCACGGCCCGCTCGGCGGAGAGCCGCTCGGTGCCGGAGGGGCCGGGCTCGACGGCGAGCTCGGGCGCGGGGAACCAGGTGTCGAGGACGGTGCCGTCGGCGGCGATCGTGGCGAGGCCGGCGGCAACGGCGCCGGTGGTGCGGGGTGCGGTCGTGTCGGTCATGAGGGCAACCTAACTTGGCGGGGGCCACCGGGGCGAACCGGTGCCTCCGGCATCTCACGTGCCGGGCGCCGGTGCGCCGATGACCCTGGTCAGGATCTCCCGGGCGTACTCCTCGTCATACGGCACCCCCGTGAGCAGCACCTGAAGACAGATCCCGTCCATCAGCGCCACCAGCGCCCGCGCGGTGACGGGATCCGTGCGGCGGCCGAGCAGCCGCGCGAGGTCGGTCGCCCACTCGGCGGCGACGGGGCGCAGCGCGGGGCGGCGCAGGGCGGCGAGATACAGCTCGTACTCCAGTTCCACACCCGTGCGGTCGCCCCCGAGCCACTCGCCGATCCACCCGGCCAGCTCCGCCGCGAGATCCGCCGCCGGGTCGGTCAGCGCCCCGCGCGCGGCGATCACCTTGGCGAAACCCTCGTTGGCCTGGCGCAGGGCGGCGACCATCAGCTCGTCGAGGGTGGCGAAGTGGTACGTCGTCGAGCCGAGCGGGACATCGGCCTCCGCCGCGACCGAGCGGTGGGTCAGACCCGCGAGGCCCTTCCCGCCCACGACCCGGATGGCGGCGTCGATGATCCGCTGCCGTCGCTCCGGGTCGTAGCGCCGGGCCATCAGTGCGCGCCGCCCAGGTTCAGGACCACGACCCCCGCGACTATCAGCAGGATCCCGGTGACCTTGGTGAAGGTCAGTGCCTCGCCGAACGCCACGAGTCCGATGACGGCGATGCTCGCGGTGCCGACCCCGGCCCAGATCGCGTAGGCGGCGCCGATACCGACGGTCTTCAGGGTCTGGGCGAGCAGCGCGAAGGAGACGACGTAACCGAGCGCCGTCAGCAGCGACGGCCAGAGCCTGCTGAAGCCGGCGCTGTACTTCATGGCGGTGGTGGCGGCCACCTCGGCGGCGATGGCGCCGGCGAGCGTCAGGTATCCCATGCGTACAAGCGTACACAGCTATATGTACGGGCGTACATATGCGACGGGTCCCGGCTCCCGCACCCGCGCCAGGCGGTCGAGCGCCCGCCGCTTGGCACGGGCCGCACGCCGCAGCGCCGACACCTTCCGGTACCGCAGCAGCTCGGCCGGATCGGGGCGTACGGCGCCGCTGAGCGCGTAGCCGTGGCTCTCCAGCCGCTCCCCCAGCACCGCGTCGCACAGCCTGATCTGATCCGGCGTCAGCCGCTGCCGCCAACTGCCCGCCCGCGAGGCGTCCAGGGTGCCGTGAGTGCGCCGGTGCCAGGTCTTGCGGGCGGGTACGGCCAGGCCCGCCAGCCGGTGCGGCTCGGTCGTCCCGGGGGCGTACTCCTCACCCAAGTAGGTGCAGAGCGAGCGCAGTTGGCGCTCGGGGTGGGCGAGAAGGTCCTCGTATCTCAGCTCGTGCCAGCAGTCCGGGCCGAGTCGGCTCGCGTACCGGCGGGTCACGTCCATCACCTGCGCCCAGGTGGCGACGGCCTCGTGGAAGCCGCGGTGCCACCAGGGCATCCCGAGCAGCGAGGCCACACAGTCACGTCCGTCGCGGACCAGATGCACGAACTGCGCGTCCGGGAAGAGCCGATGGATCTCCTCGACGTGCAGGGCGTACGCGGGCCGCTTGTCGCCCCAGCGGGCCTTGCCGTGCTGCTCGGCGTACGCCTTGAGCGGGACGGCGAGTGCCGAGCCGAGGGTCGGCGGGCCGTCCGCGATCCGCTCCGCCACGCCGCCCGCGTCCAGGCCCAGTTCATGGAAGCGGGTCGCCTTCCGCCCGGTGATCCAGCGGGCGAGCGCGGCGCGGTTCCCCGCGTCCCGGAGGTCGCCGAAGCCCAGCCGTCCCTCGTAGGCGGGCAGCACGAACCGTGTCTCGGGCGGAAGCGCTATCCGTGGATGCGCGTGCAGCATGAGCTGGAGGAGGGTGGTGCCGGACCTGGGGCACCCGAGGACGAACACGGGGCGAGCGCTGGTTTCCACGCCGCCACGCTGCCGTCGGCGGATGAGACGGCCCTGGGACGGCGCTGAGAATGCGATGTGGAACGCCACGGGGACTCGGTGTGGAAAGCGCTCGCTTCAATTTCTCAAACGCCTGCTCGAAGCGCCCCACCCTCCACTACTGTTTCACCGTTCACACCGGGCCATCGCTGCCGCGGCCGTCCTCCGGGCCCGCCGCCGAAGGAACGCGCATGCCACAGAAGAAGTCCCGGCCCCCTCAGGACCGTCCCTGGGAGAGCGGCTGGGCACCGGACACCTCCCGGACGCCGGGCACGCGCCGTCTCTGGCTGGCCGGCGCCCTGGCGCTGGCCACTATCGGCGCGTGCGTGACGGCGATAGCCGTGACCCAACGGCCCGCTGACGACCTGTCACACTCGGCGTCCCCGTCGACGAGCGCCTCCCCACCCGGCCTGATCTCCTTCGCGACCCCGTCGGCGAGTACGGCCTCCCCCGCCCCGTCGGCTGAGCCGGACCGCCGCCCGTCCGCGCACTCGAGGGCGCGGCCGCCCCGCACCACCGCGACGCCCACCCCGTCCCGCGGCCACGCCGAACCGTCGGCCGGTGAACCGGCCGACCCGAAGCCCGTCACCGCCTGGCGCTCGGTCCGCTCGGTCAACTACCCCGACCGCGCGTGGCAGGTGAGCGGCGGCCTGGTCCGGCTCACCGCCTCCGCCGGCTCCTTCAAGCTGCTCAAGGGCCTGGCCGAGCCGTCCTGTTACTCCTTCGCCACGGCGGACGGCAGCTATCTGCGCCACCGTGAGTTCCTGCTGCGCGCCGAACGCGACGACGGATCCACGCTCTTCGCCCGGGACGCCACCTTCTGCCCGCGTGCCTCGTCCCACTCCGGCGCGGTCATGCTGGAGTCGGTGAACTACCCGGGCCGCTATCTGCGCCACCGCGACTTCCAACTCCGGCTGGATCCCTACCAGTCGGGCGAGCTCTACCGCGCGGACGCGGCGTTCCGGCTGGTGAGCCCGTAGCCAACCGGTGGGAACACGGAAGCGGCGACGCCCACCAAGGGCGTCGCCGCTTCCAGGTACCAGAGGACCAGCGGGTCTCAGACGTTGAACCCGAGCGCCCGAAGCTGCTCGCGGCCGTCGTCCGTGATCTTGTCCGGGCCCCACGGCGGCATCCAGACCCAGTTGATGCGCAGCTCGTTGACGAGGCCGTCCGTGGCGGACTTGGCCTGGTCCTCGATGACATCGGTCAGCGGACAGGCCGCCGAGGTCAGGGTCATGTCGATCGTCGCGATGTTCGCGTCGTCGATGTGGATGCCGTAGATCAGGCCGAGGTTGACCACGTCGATGCCCAGCTCGGGGTCAACGACGTCGTACAGCGCCTCGCGGATCTCCTCCTCCGAGGCCGGCTTCATCTCAACGGTATCGGTCATGCCGTCTTCCTTTCGGCG
Encoded proteins:
- the dapA gene encoding 4-hydroxy-tetrahydrodipicolinate synthase, which gives rise to MTTTDAPFGRALCAMITPFTDEGALDLPGAQRLAEQLVSQGCDGLVLSGTTGESPTTTDEEKTRLVRAVREAVGERASVVAGVGTSDTRHTIELALAAEKAGADGLLVVAPYYSRPPQDALEAHFREIADASGLPVTVYDIPGRTGVRIEPDTMLRLAEHPRIVAVKDCSYDFLAAQKVISRTELAYYAGCDEHNLALYAVGGAGYISTVANAAPARLRAVLDAFDTGRTTEAAALQQQATPLIELMMSADLPGTVTTKALLAELGLPAGPVRPPLRPAGRETTDGLLSAYRTLTAAG
- a CDS encoding WD40 repeat domain-containing protein yields the protein MNVEELVRDALRETAEAQAPAAPGLADRVLAVRRRRRSRRIAAAAVGTVAVVALAVGVPQLDFGKDDIRPAGLLDGGSRTYAHPDQSPPRELIAAGQVALAAYCTTETRAEGDHGRLVRTYWLLDPATGRYEKDPRWSYVAVAPGMRTAAVLERTLPTRRIGLLDLATGEVERWIPVGHGVGGLAYSRDGTRLVATTYEKDPDLMPERGTDDEGEPLYFPGPERSTRTGFIVLDPTAPDEAGNAWSSAPDDQRFNTRADFAFSRDGRLVYAQFIGERDGLQQFYDLAGNKVAVPANERHLRWDVGARLSPDGTLAAHGLTKEVRDKAYSSIRDPRTGKEITKVRGGELIAWVDDRRLIAWERSPGEEAYRPRLALVTIGSDKVTWLSGAREQRADTRWTWEPVFARR
- a CDS encoding SigE family RNA polymerase sigma factor, with protein sequence MDGEGHERFREFVENRSSALLRTAVLLSGGDRHAAEDLLQNALVKAAGRWHRIDEPEAYVRQILYRQQISRWRLKWRRRELSVAEPPDTGAAADDSGATELRLVIRGALARLTARQRTVLVLRYFEDLPEAEVARILGCSVGTVRSTTHRSLARLRTLAPELAALTTAERLPDFSPVEVRP
- a CDS encoding HAD domain-containing protein, with the protein product MSRPLLFLDVDGPLNPWAAQPERRPEGYTTIRVALRPGRPLRVWLNPSHGRSLLALDYDLCWATTWMSAANRWIAPVIGLPELPYVDFGDNLFAERPDGVHWKTATIVEYAKGRPFAWVDDEQSEADEAYVADHHPTAALLHHVNPRIGLREPDFTALRKFREAAVF
- the dapD gene encoding 2,3,4,5-tetrahydropyridine-2,6-dicarboxylate N-succinyltransferase, whose protein sequence is MTDTTAPRTTGAVAAGLATIAADGTVLDTWFPAPELAVEPGPSGTERLSAERAVELLGEGAAKAIGPDARRGVEVVAVRTVIASLDAKPIDAHDVYLRLHLLSHRLVKPHGQSLDGMFGFLANVAWTSLGPVAVDDIEKVRLNARAEGLHLQVTSIDKFPRMTDYVAPKGVRIADADRVRLGAHLSEGTTVMHEGFVNFNAGTLGTSMVEGRISAGVVVGDGSDIGGGASTMGTLSGGGNVIIAIGERCLIGAEAGVGIALGDECVVEAGLYVTAGTRVTMPDGEVVKARDLSGASNILFRRNSVTGTVEARPNNAVWGGLNEILHSHN
- a CDS encoding TetR/AcrR family transcriptional regulator, whose protein sequence is MARRYDPERRQRIIDAAIRVVGGKGLAGLTHRSVAAEADVPLGSTTYHFATLDELMVAALRQANEGFAKVIAARGALTDPAADLAAELAGWIGEWLGGDRTGVELEYELYLAALRRPALRPVAAEWATDLARLLGRRTDPVTARALVALMDGICLQVLLTGVPYDEEYAREILTRVIGAPAPGT
- a CDS encoding DMT family transporter, producing MGYLTLAGAIAAEVAATTAMKYSAGFSRLWPSLLTALGYVVSFALLAQTLKTVGIGAAYAIWAGVGTASIAVIGLVAFGEALTFTKVTGILLIVAGVVVLNLGGAH
- a CDS encoding sulfotransferase family protein, producing METSARPVFVLGCPRSGTTLLQLMLHAHPRIALPPETRFVLPAYEGRLGFGDLRDAGNRAALARWITGRKATRFHELGLDAGGVAERIADGPPTLGSALAVPLKAYAEQHGKARWGDKRPAYALHVEEIHRLFPDAQFVHLVRDGRDCVASLLGMPWWHRGFHEAVATWAQVMDVTRRYASRLGPDCWHELRYEDLLAHPERQLRSLCTYLGEEYAPGTTEPHRLAGLAVPARKTWHRRTHGTLDASRAGSWRQRLTPDQIRLCDAVLGERLESHGYALSGAVRPDPAELLRYRKVSALRRAARAKRRALDRLARVREPGPVAYVRPYI
- a CDS encoding AbfB domain-containing protein, which gives rise to MPQKKSRPPQDRPWESGWAPDTSRTPGTRRLWLAGALALATIGACVTAIAVTQRPADDLSHSASPSTSASPPGLISFATPSASTASPAPSAEPDRRPSAHSRARPPRTTATPTPSRGHAEPSAGEPADPKPVTAWRSVRSVNYPDRAWQVSGGLVRLTASAGSFKLLKGLAEPSCYSFATADGSYLRHREFLLRAERDDGSTLFARDATFCPRASSHSGAVMLESVNYPGRYLRHRDFQLRLDPYQSGELYRADAAFRLVSP
- a CDS encoding metal-sulfur cluster assembly factor gives rise to the protein MTDTVEMKPASEEEIREALYDVVDPELGIDVVNLGLIYGIHIDDANIATIDMTLTSAACPLTDVIEDQAKSATDGLVNELRINWVWMPPWGPDKITDDGREQLRALGFNV